The Cyclobacterium amurskyense genome contains the following window.
ATCATACCTACTAAAAGTAACGTAGTCAAGGTCAAGTTTTTTCATGTTGTAATCAGGAAAATCTTTCTGAGTCAACACTTCTGTAATTTCTCTTCCCCTATCCGTTCTAAAGTTAAAACAGATTACTGTATCTCCTTCTTCTATGGTTGCCAATGGTTTCCCTTTTTCGTCCACCTGAATTATAGGGCGAATGAATTCGTCGGTAACCCCATTGGTATAAGATTTTCTAATGGACGAAAGCATGTCTTTTGACTTTTCACCTTCTCCATTGACCATCGCATCATAAGCTAGCTTAACTCTCTCCCAGCGATTGTCTCTATCCATTGCGTAGTATCTACCTACTATTGAAGCTACTTTACCAGTTGAGCCTTCACAATGACTCTTAAGGTCTTCTAAAAATCTTAGCCCTCCTTTAGGATCAGTATCTCTTCCATCTGTAAAAGCGTGAATAAAAACATTATCATCCAACCCATTGGCTTTTGCTGCATCACAAAGACCTTTCAGGTGATAAATATGCGCGTGTACACCACCATCAGAAACCAAGCCAAGGAAATGCACTTTCTTACCATTTAATTTGGCATTAGAAAAAGCTTTCTTCAACACAGGGTGGTCATTAAGATCTCCCTCTTTTACCGCCTTATTAATTTTAACCAAATCCTGATAAACAACCCTACCGGCCCCTATATTCATATGACCTACTTCAGAATTACCCATTTGTCCTTCAGGTAGACCAACTGCCAAACCTGAGGCTTCTAATTTAGAGTGTGGATATTTCTCAAATAAACTGTCGATAAAAGGCGTTTTGGCTTTATCAATAGCAGAAACTTCAGGATTTGGGGCAATTCCCCATCCGTCTAGTATCATCAATAAAACTTTTTTATTCATGTCTTTTTCTATTGGTTTCTATCAATTAAAAATTTTCAGGAAAATGCTGTTTTAATCCCTAAAACTTTCGCGGGAAAAACATCCCAATTCATTATTCATTACCACGCAAATATAAGACAATAAAAGATAGAGGTCAGCAAATTGGAAAATATTCTACTCTACCAATTGCCAAACAGGAAACTCATATAATTTCATTTAATAAAAATTATTTTTTTTAATATATTGGTCTGGAATTTGATAGAGAGTAAAAATGTTTCGCTTAATTACTAAATTTCTTTTGGTTGCCACTTTTTTGTTAACGCATTCCTTAATGGGAAAAGGTCAGGACAAAGAATACCCCATTATTTTCGCATTACAACAAGGCTCAAGTAAGGCAATTTCATCCTACCTAGGAGAGATGGTAGAGATCCGTTTCGATAACGAAAGAAGAGATTTTTCTAAAAGTCAGGCAGAAATTGTCTTGGCAAATTTCTTTAAAGAAAACCCTGTAAGCAGCTTTGAACTTAAGAAGGAACGAAAAATTGACAATGAAAACAGTTATCTCCTAGGCACATATACCTCCATAGACAATACCTTTAGTGTATTGATTAGAGGAAAAGAATTAAAAGATGGA
Protein-coding sequences here:
- the gpmI gene encoding 2,3-bisphosphoglycerate-independent phosphoglycerate mutase, which gives rise to MNKKVLLMILDGWGIAPNPEVSAIDKAKTPFIDSLFEKYPHSKLEASGLAVGLPEGQMGNSEVGHMNIGAGRVVYQDLVKINKAVKEGDLNDHPVLKKAFSNAKLNGKKVHFLGLVSDGGVHAHIYHLKGLCDAAKANGLDDNVFIHAFTDGRDTDPKGGLRFLEDLKSHCEGSTGKVASIVGRYYAMDRDNRWERVKLAYDAMVNGEGEKSKDMLSSIRKSYTNGVTDEFIRPIIQVDEKGKPLATIEEGDTVICFNFRTDRGREITEVLTQKDFPDYNMKKLDLDYVTFSRYDEKYKDIAVVFEKDNLKNTLGEVLEHNHKKQIRIAETEKYPHVTFFFSGGREKIFEGENRILCNSPKVATYDLQPEMSAFEIAKKINQELPKKEADFICLNFANADMVGHTGVFDAAVKACEAVDECASSVIETALDNDYTIIVIADHGNSDVMMNPDGSPNTAHTTNLVPCIMVDKHDRLEVNDGKLGDLAPTILKLIGIESPVEMTGNVLLKA
- a CDS encoding DUF4783 domain-containing protein, with protein sequence MGKGQDKEYPIIFALQQGSSKAISSYLGEMVEIRFDNERRDFSKSQAEIVLANFFKENPVSSFELKKERKIDNENSYLLGTYTSIDNTFSVLIRGKELKDGNWLVYSLDFVKQ